The Streptomyces sp. NBC_01571 genome includes the window CTCGACACCCTTGCCGCCATCCACGAACGCATCCTCCGCCGGCTTGTCGCCGAAGCCGCCCAAGATGACGGCACCGCCGAAAGCTGAGCGGCCGCCGGGCGACCCGATGGACACCCGCCACCCACCCCCGCCCGCCAGGGCGGAGTCGGGGAACGGCCTCACCGTGTTCGCCACCGTCGTGCAGGAACTCCTCGACGCCGGACCGGAGGACTTCGCCGGCGGCGTTCAGGAGATCGACAGGGATCTGCGTGGTCCGGCCCTCGTCGGCCCGCGGCCTATCCACTCGGCGAACCGCCGGACGACGAGGCCGGCGGTTCACTCGTGACGTCCCGCCGAACCGGGCGGAGGTCTACGGAGGGCAGCGGCTCAGTGTGGTCGTCGCTGCGATCCATCCCAGCATCGCGCGGCCCTGTCGTCCGAAGTCCAACAGCGGACGACAGCCGCTGATCGGTCTCGTATCGCCGGGAGAGGGGCAGTGATCAGGGCGAATCGGATTCCCTCAGCTAGGACCTTCTGCGTTTTCGAGCTTGGCCCATATCCGGGTGATGGCAGCGATGTCATCGTCGTCGAGGGGATCGACGAAATATTTCTTGACCGAATCTTCGAAGGTTCGTCTGACCGTCTCGGCGTAGTGCCGTCCGCTCTTGGTGAAGCTGATGAGCGACACCCGACCGTCGCCTTGGTCGGCTCCACGTTGTAGGTGCCCAGCATCGATCAGTTCCTGAACCAACCGTGATGCTCTGGTCGGGCTGACGCTGACCAGTTCGCGAGACAGACCTCGAACCGACTGAGGCTCGGCCTCCAGGAGCCAGCAGAGGATCTCGACGGTGCTGAACGAGATCTTGTGCTTGTCCATCAGCACGGCGTCGATCCGACCGGTGACCGTGGCGTGGGTGAACAGCAGCGCAAACCAGCCGTTGACCTGGTCCGGGGAAATGATTCGCGGTTGCGACACGGGTGCCTTCACGCTCGGCAGCATACCCGAAAATTGGATGCCCTGCCATTTACACGCGCGCGCACGCATCTGTTACGGTCGGCATGCAGTACGAACGGGAACCGATCCCGCTGCGGAGCGCTACTCACAACCGGCGTCACCCCGCCGGCCCCACGTAGCTCGCAGGTCCACATATCGATCGGCCGATCGGCCGACAGAAAGTAGAAGGACAAAATGCCCAAACTTGATGGCAAGGTCGCCGTGATCACTGGAGCGACCTCTGGGATGGCGTTGGCAACGGCCAAGTTGTTCGTGACCGAAGGCGCCCACGTGTTCATCACCGGACGAGACAGGCAAAGGCTGGACGAGGCGGTCGCGGCCATCGGCCACAACGTGACGGGCGTACAGGCGGACTCGGGAAATCTGGACGACCTGGCTAGCTTGGCCGAGACCGTGCGGGAGCATCACGGACGAGTGGACGTCCTATTTGCGAGCGCTGGCGTCGCGTCGGTATCGGACCCGTTGGGAAGTATCACCCCCGATACGTTCGATGCGCTGGTGGGCGTGAACTTCCGCGGCACTGTGTTCACCGTTCAGTACCTGCTGCCATTGATGAGCGACGGTGCGTCGATCATCCTGAACGGCACGAACAGCGCGACCAAGGGCATCCCCGGTGCCGGTGTCTACTCGGCGAGCAAGGCCGCCGTTCGTTCACTTGCCCGCACCTGGGCAGCGGAGTTGAAGGTCCGCGGTATCAGGGTGAATGTCGTCAGTCCCGGTTCGATCGACACCGCGCTCTTCAGCACCGTGCCCCCCGAGTTTCGGGAACAGATCACCGCCGCCATCCCGCTGGGACGGCTGGGCACCAGCGAGGAAATCGGGGCTGCCGCGCTGTTCCTGGCCTCCTCGGACGCCAGCTTCATCACCGGCGCGAACCTAGTCGTCGACGGCGGGTTCAGCCAGATCTGACGGCGAGTGACGACCAGAGAAGTGCCTCATGTCGGCGCTCCGACCTGACCGCACGAGGAGCAGAGAAAATGAGCAGTAACGAGACATCCAGGGCCCCTGGCGTCTCAGCCGTCGCGAAAGCCGACGCGGCGCAATCGTCGGTTACGCACAATCCCTACTACGAGCGACGGTGGATGGCTCTGGGCGTCGTCGTGATCGCCCAGATCGTGATCCTGCTGGATGCGACTGTCGTGAACGTGGCCTTGTCTACGGCGCAGGCCGACCTGGGCTTCTCTGACGCCAACCGGCAGTGGGTCATCACCGCTTAGGTGCTGGCCTTCGGCAGTTTGCTACCGCTTGGCGGCCGACTCGCCGACGCGTACGGCCGCAAGACCATGTTCATCGTGGGACTGCTGGGCTTCGCGATTGCCTCCGCCGTCGGTGGCGCCGCCCCGAACATCGGCACGTTGATCACTGCCCGGGCCTTTCAGGGCGGGTTCGCCGCGATTCTCGCGCCGGCCGCGTTGTCGCTGATCACCGTGATCTTCACCGACCGCCAGGAGCTGAACAAGGCGTTCGGGATCTTCGGAGCGGTGTCCGGCAGCGCCGGCGCCATCGGCCTGCTGCTCGGTGGATTGCTGACCGACTACGTCAGCTGGCGCTGGTGCATGTACGTCAACATCGTCCTCGCGGTCGTGGGGATCACCGGTGGACTCGCATTGCTGCACAACTCCTCCGAACCCGACAAGCCCAAGCTTTCCGGGCCGAGCACTGTCGTCGGCTCGGCGGCAATCTTCGGGTTGGTCTTCGGATCGGCCAAGGCCCAGACCGACGGCTGGGGCTCGGCGGTCACCCTGACCCCGCTGATCGCCGGTGTTTTTCTACTGGTCGGCTTCGTCGTGCTTCAGAAGGTCGATCGGCACCCGCTCATCCCGCTGCGCGTGCTCGCCGACCGCAACCGCGGTGCCGCCTATCTGACGCTCTTCCTGTCGAACGCGGCGGTGTTCGCAGTGTTTCTGTTCCTGACGTACTACTTCCAGGGCGTGCTGGGCTACTCGCCGATCACGACCGGCGTCGCGTTCCTGCCGCTGATGGTCACGGTCGGGGTGGTGGCGACGCTGACCCAGGGCGTGCTGCTGCAGCGCCTGACTATGCGAGTCATCGTCGCCGCCGGGTTGATCGCCTCCGGTGCCGGGGCGGCCTTGCTGGCCCAGGCCGATGCGGGCAGCCCGTACGCGGCCTGGGTGTTGCCCGGCCTGATCCTGATCGGAACCGGTATTGGCTCGGCCGCCGTCGTGGCCGTCGCGGTCGGGCAGTTGGGTGTCGAACCGCGCGACGCCGGCACCGCGGGGGCGCTCAACAATGTCTCCCAGCAGCTCGGCTCGGCGCTCGGCGTCGCCCTGATCAGCACCTTCGTCGCTACCTCAGCCCACCATTACCTGACCCACCATGGCAGCACGGCCGTTGTTGGTGCCACCGTGCACGGGTTCACTGTCGGCTTCTGGTGGGCCGCCGGCCTGTTCTGGGCCGCCGCTGTCGTCTGCGGTGCTTTGATCCGCGGTGGCACCAGCCTTCACCACGAGGCCGGCCAGCCCGAGCCTCTCGACGAAATCGTCAGCGTCCTGATCTGACGACACGCTGTGCGCGACGACGTCGCGTCGCGGCTGACCACGAACGAACGACCGAAGGAGACATCGATGCCTGACTACGGTCATCCCCTGCGTTTCGCAACATTCATCGGTCCCACCAACTCCCCGCCGAGCCGTCCGGTCGAGTTGGCACAGCTAAGTGAACGGCTCGGCTTCGACTTCGTCACCTTCCAGGACCATCCCTACCAGTCGAGCTTTCTCGATACCTGGACTCTGCTGAGCTGGGTGGCCGCGCGAACCGAGCGCATCAGCGTGTCCGGCAACATGCTGAACCTGCCGCTGCGCCAGCCCCCCGCCGTACTCGCCCGCGCGGCGGCCAGCCTCGACCTGCTCTCCGGTGGACGGACCAGCCTCGGACTCGGAGCCGGCTACTACTGGGATGCCGTGCAGGCGATCGGCGGACGGCGGCTGACCCCACTACAGGGCGTTGCGGCACTTGACGAGGCAATCGACATCATCCGCGGGGTCTGGGATGCCGACGGGCCCGGCGGCGTCGACGTTGACGGCGAGTTCTATTCGGTCCACGGCGCCGAACGTGGACCCGCGCCCGCCCACGAGATCCCGATCTGGGTCGGCGCCCACAAGCCGAAGATGCAGGGCTTGGTGGGACGCAAGGCCGATGGTTGGCTGCCGTCACTGCCGATGATGGAGCCGGGCGGCGTGTCAAAGGGAAACGCGATCATCGACGATGCCGCCCGGGCCGCCGGCCGCGATCCCCGCGAGATCACCCGTCTACTCAACATCTTCCCGGGCCAGCAGACTCCGGAGGCACTGACCCAGCTGGCCGTCGAGGACGGCGTCAGCACCTTCATCCTGGCCAGCGACGACCAGGACGTAATCGAGCGCTTCGCCGCTGAAACCATCCCCGCGGTACGCGAACACGTCGCCCGCGAACGCAACGAGGGTCCGTCTTCAAACTGAT containing:
- a CDS encoding MarR family winged helix-turn-helix transcriptional regulator, which produces MKAPVSQPRIISPDQVNGWFALLFTHATVTGRIDAVLMDKHKISFSTVEILCWLLEAEPQSVRGLSRELVSVSPTRASRLVQELIDAGHLQRGADQGDGRVSLISFTKSGRHYAETVRRTFEDSVKKYFVDPLDDDDIAAITRIWAKLENAEGPS
- a CDS encoding SDR family oxidoreductase encodes the protein MPKLDGKVAVITGATSGMALATAKLFVTEGAHVFITGRDRQRLDEAVAAIGHNVTGVQADSGNLDDLASLAETVREHHGRVDVLFASAGVASVSDPLGSITPDTFDALVGVNFRGTVFTVQYLLPLMSDGASIILNGTNSATKGIPGAGVYSASKAAVRSLARTWAAELKVRGIRVNVVSPGSIDTALFSTVPPEFREQITAAIPLGRLGTSEEIGAAALFLASSDASFITGANLVVDGGFSQI
- a CDS encoding MFS transporter; its protein translation is MLAFGSLLPLGGRLADAYGRKTMFIVGLLGFAIASAVGGAAPNIGTLITARAFQGGFAAILAPAALSLITVIFTDRQELNKAFGIFGAVSGSAGAIGLLLGGLLTDYVSWRWCMYVNIVLAVVGITGGLALLHNSSEPDKPKLSGPSTVVGSAAIFGLVFGSAKAQTDGWGSAVTLTPLIAGVFLLVGFVVLQKVDRHPLIPLRVLADRNRGAAYLTLFLSNAAVFAVFLFLTYYFQGVLGYSPITTGVAFLPLMVTVGVVATLTQGVLLQRLTMRVIVAAGLIASGAGAALLAQADAGSPYAAWVLPGLILIGTGIGSAAVVAVAVGQLGVEPRDAGTAGALNNVSQQLGSALGVALISTFVATSAHHYLTHHGSTAVVGATVHGFTVGFWWAAGLFWAAAVVCGALIRGGTSLHHEAGQPEPLDEIVSVLI
- a CDS encoding LLM class flavin-dependent oxidoreductase yields the protein MPDYGHPLRFATFIGPTNSPPSRPVELAQLSERLGFDFVTFQDHPYQSSFLDTWTLLSWVAARTERISVSGNMLNLPLRQPPAVLARAAASLDLLSGGRTSLGLGAGYYWDAVQAIGGRRLTPLQGVAALDEAIDIIRGVWDADGPGGVDVDGEFYSVHGAERGPAPAHEIPIWVGAHKPKMQGLVGRKADGWLPSLPMMEPGGVSKGNAIIDDAARAAGRDPREITRLLNIFPGQQTPEALTQLAVEDGVSTFILASDDQDVIERFAAETIPAVREHVARERNEGPSSN